The sequence below is a genomic window from Prosthecobacter dejongeii.
GAATCTCCTGTTCCGTGGGCCATTCCGGTTCAGGGGCTTTGGAAAGTTCTGAAGGCTTACAGCAGGTTACGAATGCCACAAGGCCGATGGCAAAGGCGGAGCGGGAGAAGATCATTGAAGAGTTTGGTTTGAGGTGGTGAAAGGCCCGCAAGGACGGGACGAAGGAAGTTGGAAGTTGTCTCCGAAGCGATGAGGTTGATCCACAGATCGAAAGCAGCTTGGGATCGCCGCTTGATTGGTAACATATTACCAATGCGGATGTTTAGGCAACGGGAAAAATCAAATGTGGCATACCCCCCTCCTAACCAGTCTGATCCTTTGGAGAGACAAGTCGTTCTCGCTTTGAAGGCAGAACGGGAGAGGCAGGGCATATCCGCCAACGCTCTTGCCCAGCAGATAGGCGTGAGCAGGGCCGCCATTACCCACATTGAGGCAGACAGATCCCGTCCGACACTTTGGCTGGTGATCCGCATTGCCCAGGGTCTTGGGTTGTCTCTGAAATTTGGCAGGAAGAGGAAGAGTGACCCAGACATCGAACTGGGTGAATGAACCGTCTGGTTGAGACTCAGATCGTTTGATTTTGGTGCCATCGCCAATCCTGCTTCATCGGTATTTCCACCAGAAAAAAGAAGTTCACCTTGGGCAGCCCCAAGGTGAAACTTTTGCTCTTCACATGATCGGAGCCACCCTTCTGCTGCACCTCCCAGCTAGGCTTCTGCGCAGTGTTACAGCTGTATCGCACAGGCAAGTGTCTGGCTGGAAGGTTCGTCTCCTGAGGATCAGTATTCCTCTGGCATCAGTACCGTGGTGACTGAACGATCTGCCTCAGTGATGATCCAGAACTTGTTGCCTTCCTTGCTGGTGTAGGCCGAGAGCAATCGTGTGCCCTCTTTGACGGCCTCATCATTGCTTTGCCAATCGTCTTTGCACACCTCTCCCCAGTCACCCTGGATATGGCGCACTAGTGCATCGCGGATTTGCTCCGTGCCAACCAACTCCAGGGCCAGCGGCGTTGAGCACAGCATTCCAAGAGAGAATAGACATCTGAATTTTTCTTCAGCCATGGTGATGATCCTCCTGTTAGCGGTTGTGGGAATGACGGTGGCGACGCTTGTCCTTCCGGCTGGATGGAGCAGGCGCAGAATTTTGTTCTGCCAGCTCTGCGGTCTGTGCCGGAAAGGACGTGTCGCCAGATTCGGATTCTGCGAGAGCGGGAGCTTCTGGCGTATCGGTGGTCGCGGAAGCATCCTCTGACGAAGCCTGGGTATGGGAGACGTCCGCTTCATGAGAGGAAGGCTCCTGGCTAGCTTGTGGCACCTCTGGCGACTCGGCAGACGCAGCTATCAGCCTCGCGGTTTTGACCGTGCGCCACAACAGCTCGCCATCGGCCACACGGACCTGCACTTCATGGTTGAAGGTGGTGCGAACCGTGGCTTCGAGTTCCACGCCTTTGCGCATGATTAAAACTTTGTCTCCGGGTTTAAATGGATTGTCCATGAAGTAGAATTTGATTCTCCTCCCTCCCGGTTGCCCCAGATGCGATTATTGATGCCCCATTTTGGCGGATACCAGGGCAGCAGCAGTTCCCTTGATGCCTCAAACCTGTGTTTGATCCTTGTCCGACCAGTGAGCTGGTTCATCTCGGGATGGGCCACACGGGCATACTTGTCCACCTCGCAGAACAGGTTCTGGCAGTCGATCAGCTGCAAGGGCCTTCCCCACAGGTCCTGAAACTCCAGACCCATTTGCGAGAACATCTCTTGCTGTCGGTCGGCCACGATGCGGATAAGGTCCTCGTCGTTATAGCCGCCCTTGTCAGAGAAGCATTTGCGGATGCCATCCAGCGCTCCCGGCCCTGGGCAGACGAAATCCATCTCGCTGAAGTTGGTGAGCGGGCTGTAGTTGAGATCGGTGGCATACTGATACGCCAGGAAATCCCCAATGCTCGGATACTGCCTCAGCAGCCAGAAGACGCTCCGCATGTCTGGGGCCTGGGCGATCTTGTCGGGCAGGTCGTAGGCCAGCATTCTCGCCAACAGAGCCAGGTGCATCTTGTGCTTCCGTTTGTAAGGCGAGCCCATGCCGCCTGATGGCATGATGTAGGCTGCTGAATAGATGCTACGTCCGGTTTCCATGGCTGCCGTCAATACCTCGTCGTAGGCCTCAAAAGAAAACTCGTCTGAGTGAATGCCGCCCAGTTTGCAGGAGAGCCATTCCCAGGTGTTGATGCTGTTGAAGAACTTGAACAACAGGATGCGGAAAAACCATTCTTTGGAAGATTGCTCGCCCTCGTGGATGACATGTTTGATCAGATATTGGCTGACACGGTCGCTGGCCCGATAGGCATTGGTGAATTTGTGCTGAAGCAGGATGGGATCATTTGACCAGGGAGCAGGCTCGCCGTGGAAGCGTTTGAAGAAGATCTTCTGACGCTCAGCTGCCAGCTTCCAGTAAGATCGAAACACCTCCGTCGTCTCGATGCCAGAAGCTAGGAAAAGCGGGGGATGATGGTCAGTCGTTTCATTGCAGTCCATGAAGGAAAATTTGGCTACATCCCGGAAAAGTTGGGGGTCCTCACGGCAGGATGTGATTGCCTGAATCCTTGCAAATTGGTGATCGACAGCTCTCACCTCCACTTCGTTATTTCATCCATGTGCAGTCGTCTCAATCAACTGGCCCAGCTCCCTCTTCTGGTGATCGAAGGGGAAGCGAAACCTGCCAAGCGACGCAAGGCGAAGCCCCAGGAGGATGTACGTTCCCAAAACGCTTTCCTTCACAACCTGTGTCCGACTGATTACGCGGATGTCTTCACCCTGAATGCTGGGCAACTCACCGCTGAACGCATGAGATTTGGCCTGATTCCCACCTGGGCAAAGGGGACGAAAGCAGAGGTGGTGAAAAAGTTCCGCCTCACCTTCAATGCTAGGTCCGAAACGATTTTCGATCTCGCATCCTTCCGCACGCCCATCAAGAGCCGCCGTTGCCTGATACCTGTGCAGGGCTGGCATGAATGGCCAGACCGCACCACACCTTACTTCATTCATCAGGTGGACGATGCCCCTTTGATGTTTGCGGGCATCTGGGATTCCTGGGAAAGCGCTTATCCAGAGGATTGCGAAAGCGGCCCCGTCATCACTTCCATGAGCGTCGTCACTACGCCGCCGGGGCGCTATCTGGGCAAATTCCATGATCGGTGCCCTTTGATCCTAGAAGGTGAGGAGGCCATGGATTGGATGTCGGATGGCCTTGCCCCTGAGGATGTTCGGGCTTTGATCCGCCCGTATGAGAGTGACCGCCTGGAGGCTTACCGTGTGGCTCCTGCTTCCGTGGTGCCAAAGAACAAATCTGCAAAATCTTTAGTTCCCATTAGCCCGCCCGTTCCTCAAACGGGTGACTTGCCGGTCGCGGACGGAAATGAGACGCCTGAATTGGGATTGGAATTGTGATCACCTCGGTCCTCCGCATCAACCATTTGATGAGGTGCTTTTTGGGTGCGACGGTCATGTTCCCTCTGGGGAAATGGCGAATTGAGTGACGCGGATTATCATGGACGATAATCTTCAAATTCCCATCTTCCAAATTGCGATAGTTTTGAGGCTATTTGTTCCCAAGTCTCTCCAGTGGTCCTAGAACAAAGGCTTCTCACTCGTGCTTCGATGGCTTTTAGGTCATAATCGAAGGCGAGTATCATGTGATGGCCGAACACGGCACATTGTGAAGCGCGGTGCTGCAACAGCCACTTGGGCGTGGATACCTCAAAATCGAACGACTCCTCTGTGTCAGTGCCTTCTGGCCCAATCATGGCCTGCATGAGGAAATGAAAGCACTCTGGATCGTCCGGCCAAAAGGACTCGATGTCCATATCTGGATAGTGAAGCCGTTTGAGTTCTGCTCGCATCATGGTGTTACGTTAATGTGTCCGATGCTTTGGCACTGTTTCGAAGTTCATGCTGGAGGAGAACCGGGTGTTTGGTGCCTTGTTTCGGTGGTGAACAGTTCCATGAGTTCACGTGCAGCATCACGCAGCGCGTCCATTGTGGCGTGACCTAGCGTCTGCTCAGGCGTTCCCATGTCATCGATCATATTTACCAGCGCACGAAGCTGCCGAGCCCGACGGCACAGTGATTTTGAATAATCCTTATCCAAATTTCCAAAGTCCAACGCTTTCTCCAATCCAGCATCGTTGAACAGTACGCAAACTGCTTCAGTGAAGGAAGATTGCTCCCCGTCCGACTTGCCCGTCCACAGAGCACTCTGAAGCACTTCATCTGAAAGCTCCCTCAACGATTCATGGATAAGCTCTAAATTCATTACGGACGAAATTGGAATTGATCGAGTGGTATGTGGGCGTCGCCATCGGGTAGCCGCCTTTCGGCAAAAGCGACGGCGTTCCATCTTGTCTTAGGTATGTTCGGCCTGCATCTTGCTGCCTCACATAATCAACCAATGGTTGATGTCCTTCTTGGACGCAACGGTCGTGTTCTCTCTGGGGAGCGGGTGAAAAAACACAGGAGGTTCTTGAAAATGTTCTAATGAACAGTATTTGGTGCAGCCATGCTCACCTCACGCCAAGTTTTATCGCTACAGATGCTCTGGCAAACTCTCGCCGACCGCCTCCCTCTCCGTCGTGTGCCGTTGCTTGGCAGCATTGTGGCGGGAAGACCGGAGGTTCAGGAGGGGCGCCAGGATTACTGCCTGGATGTGGATTTCGACACTCTGAGATTACCGAAGAATGCCAGGACATTTGCCCTCAAAGTGCGCGGAGATTCGATGAAGGGGGCGGGCATCTTGGAGGGAGATGTGGTGATCATGGAGTTTCGGGAGCCCCGGCATGGAGACATTGTTGCAGCTCTCATTGATGGTGAAACCACTCTCAAGCGGTTCATTTTGCAGGCTGGCGTGCCTTATCTGCGGGCATCGAATCCCAAATACCCCGATTTGATCCCTGCTCAGGAGCTAGTGATTCAAGGGGTTCTCATCGCACTTTTACGGCTCTCAGAAAGGTAATCGGATGATCCTGCACTTTGATGCGGATGCGTTTTTTGCCTCCGTGGAGCAGGCCGCCGACAAGTCTTTGCGTGGCAAGCCCGTAGCAGTGGGGGGCGAGCGTCGCGGCATCATTGCCTCCGCCAGCTATGAGGCCCGCCGTCTGGGCATCTACACGCCCATGCCTACCGCTCAGGCCCGCAAGCTCTGCCCGAGTTTGATCGTGCTGCCGGGGGACTTCGACAAATACGAAAGGTTTTCCCGTCTCATGTTTTCGTATGCGTATGACTTCACCCCGATTGTGGAAGTGGCTTCGATTGATGAATGCTATCTGGATTTGAATGGAGCGAAGCAGGTCAAAGCAGGCGACACGGCATCCAGCATTCAACGGGCGATTTCGCAGAGTCTAAAGCTGTCGGTGTCGGTCGGTGTCGGAGTGAATAAACTCGTTTCACAGATCGCCAGCAAGCTACGCAAACCGCACTGCTTTATCGAAGTGTCACCTGGCTACGAACAGGGGTTTCTATGGCCCTTGGAAAACAAATGGCTGCCCCAAGTCGGACCGCAGCTAGCGGCAAAACTCAACACGGCTGGCCTTCGCAGGGTGGAACACATCGCCGCCACACCGCTGGAGGAACTGGCTTTACTCGTGGGCAAAAATGCCCCGCAGTTGCGAGGCTATGCCAACGGGCTGGACTCGCGCCCGGTCATCTGTGATGCCCCCGAAGCAAAAGGCTATGGAGAGCAAGAGACTTTCAATCAAGACACCACGGACACGGCCTTTATTCTAGCGCGACTCAGGGCGATGGCTGACTCTCTCATGCGTCGAGTCAGGCAAGACGGGAAAAGCATTCGCACGATCACCTTGCGCCTACGGTATAACGATATGGACGAGGTGACACGCGCCAGCAGCCTGGACGAACCCACCGATTTGGAGCACGACATTTACCCGCTGTTGCAGGCCATGCTTACCCGAGCCTGGGAGCGTCGAGTCAGTGTGCGGTTAGTGGGCTTGCGCTTCACCAAAGTTTACGAAGGGGGCTTTTCCAGCGTGCTGCCTTTGGAACAATCCGATGCAAAAAGGGAGCGCCTACATACGCTAGCCGTTGTCATTGACGACCTCCGCCGAAAAGATCGAAGCATCATGCGCGGGCATGATTTATGGCTTGCCCAGCATAAGCACGCCCCCCGGCAGACATTGCCCACGCCTAACGTTTCCGCCCCCCGAGCCGCAGAAACTAACCGCGTTCTCAAAGAGAGGGCTAACGATGGCCCCGAGATCGTGGTGAAGCAGTCTAAAGGCCATGCCGTGCCCGCTCTGAATGTGCGTAGCTGCTTTAGCTTCCTGGATTCCACGCTCACCATTTCACAGATCATCGAAGCAGCGGTTGAGCATGACATGCCAGCCCTCGCAGTGATGGACCCAAATCTGCATGCCGCCGTCCCATTCTTCCAAGCAGCCACCGCCGCAGGCATCAAGCCTATCATCGGTGCGCAGCTCAGGTGCCACGAAAAGACCTTGCTGGCTTATGTGCAAAATCAGGCGGGGTATGCGAACCTCTGCGAGTTGCTTTCAGCTTCGAAGATTAGCCAGAAGATGCTGCATGAGCATTCCTCGGGGTTGATCATCATGCCGGGGGAATCGCAGCCTGAAATGCGGTATCGAAAGCCTGGGGATAAGGTCTTTTACAACATCCTGCAAAGCATGCGAACGCTGACGCTTTTGCATGAATCGCATCCTGAAAAGCGCCGGGGTGATTTTGCTTTTGGCCCTGGCAAACCTGCACAGGAAATCATTGAAAGCTGCGAGTTCGCTTTTGATTTCAAAACACTACGCTTCCCCAGATACACGCCTGCCGATGGTTCCACGCCTGCTGCCATGCTTGACCAACTTGCCCATGCAGGTTTGCGCCAGCGTTATGGCGACAAGGCCAGGGAGCATGAAGCCCAGCTTCGGGAAGAATTAGCCATCATCTCCGAGGTCGGTTATGAGGAATACTTCCTCACCGTCTGGCATCTCCTGCAAGAGTGTCGTTCGTTAGGCATCGGCTGGATTACCAGAGGGAGCGCGGCTGATTCCCTGGTTTGTTATTGCCTCTTCATCAGCAACGTCTGCCCGATTCGTTTTGAGTTGTATTTCAAACGGTTTTTGAACCGTGACCGAATGGCGCTGCAAAAGCTGCCGGACATTGATGTGGATTTCGCCCATGATCGAAAAGATGACGTGGTGAGGCTTTTGCTGGATCGTTACGGCCCCGAGCATGCGGCGATTGTCGGAGGTTTTAACACATTTCAAGCCCGCTCCGCATTTGGAGACGTGGCAAAGGTTTTAGGAGTCGCTGAAAACGAGATTCGCCTCCTTACCAAGCATATGCCATGGACCGATGCGAAACACGCCGCCAACGCGGTGGCTTTGTCTCGGGAATGTGACTTGATGGCCTGGAAGGAGGAACCTTTGCGCACGGCCCTGCTAATGGCGGGCATGCTGGATGCCATGCCACGCTATGCCAAAATGCATCCATGTGGCGTCGTTCTCTCCCGTGATCCTATCCGAAGCCTTACGCCTACCTTTATCAGTGGAAAGGGATGGCCCACCACGCATTTTGATATGGATGCCGTAGAGGCCGTGGGATTGATCAAACTGGACATCCTGGCTCAAGGGGGGCTTGCAGTGCTGCGAGATACACAGGCCACCATCCGAGAGAATAAAGGGCCGGAAACGAAGCCCTTGCACCTTGATCTTGAATCGCTGGAAATCGGCGGGCTGGGAAGCACGGAACGGCCCCCGCGTTTGGGAGCCGTGGCCCCTTGGAGTGACCCAGAGGTTTGGCAAATGATCGCCTCAGGGAATGCCCGTGGCGTGCATCATATCGAAAGCCCTGCCATGACCAGCTTGGCCTGTATGGCCAATGTGCGGGACATTGATTGTCTTGTCGCTCTGGTGTCCGTCATTCGTCCCGGTGCTGCCAACGGCATGAAGAAAACGCAATGGGCGCGACGTGCTCAGGGTTTGGAGCCTGTGGACTATGCGCACCCCAGCCTAGCCACCGTTTTGCGTTCCACTTTTGGAGTGGTCGCTTATGAAGAACACATTCTGCAAATCTGCGAAGCCTTCGCTGGCTTGCCCCCAGGACGGGCTGACATCCTCCGCCGCGCCCTGGTGAAGATGGATGCCGCCAAAGTGAAGGAAGTGCAGGCGGAGTTTAATGCTGCCGCTCGTTTGCTCCAAAGGGATGAATCTTCGATTGCCCGTGTCTGGGATTTGGTGGCAGGATTTCAGGGCTATGCTTTCTGCCGTGCTCATAGCACCGCCTATGGAGTCGAAGCCTATCAGGGGGCGTATGCCAAGCATTACCACCCGGCAGAGTTCATGGCTGCCGTATTGACCAACGGGAAAGGCTTTTACTCCACCCTGCTTTACACCATTGAATGCCGCCGCCTGGGCATTGGATTTTTGCATCCTGACATCAACAACCCTGCCGATGGCTACACCGTCGAGATTTCAGATAGCCCCTGCGGAACATCCGCCCCCGCTCTCGGGAAGGCAATTCGTGTGCCCGTTCGATGCATCAAGGATGTGAGTGCTGCCACCCTGGCACGATGGAAAGCCGAGAGAGAAAGAGGGCGTTTCATCAGTGTCCGAGACTTTTGTGAAAGGGTGATGCCTCAAGGGCCAGAAGCCTTGAACTTGATCCAAGTCGGTGCTTTTGACCCGCTTGAAGGCACGCGCACAGAACACTTCTGGCATTGCCTACGTGCTAGCCGTGCCGATGCAGGCGGGACCGACTGGCTCTTTCGAGACGTGAATGCCCAAGATGTCAAAGCCACCTTTCGTGCCGAGCCATCGCCGCTGCAAATGCTGGCCGATGAAAGCGAGCTTTTAGGATTCACTATCAGCGGGCATCCCCTGGAACGATGGCCCGAAATTGCCTGGCCTTCCTATTGCCCCATTTCGGACCTCTCCCGATTTCATCGCCAGAGAGTGACCGTCTGTGGGTTGATTGTCGTGACACGCTCTCATTTGCAGGCTGACGGGGAGCCAATGAAGTTCATCTCCATTTGTGACCGCACGGGCATTGTCGAATGTGAGATCTTCGCAGAAGCGTATGCAGCTCATGGACTAGCCACGGTGCGTTATCCCGTGGTGGAGATCTTCGCCCACGTTCAACCCTTCGATAATGGGGCCGGATTCACCTTGGAGGTTTTACGAGTTGGAAAGCCTCGATCCATGTAAGCGTCGTGCGTGGCGGAATCACCATTTTCGCGACGTCCATTTCTCAGGCCATCATGGTGCTGTGTGTTTGGTTCCCGACAGCTTGGCCAGTTGCTGACGCTCGTAGTCGGCATCGTCTGAGCCAAACACTTCGGTGTATGTGTCGAGGATCAGTTGCCCGCCATCCTGATGTCCCTGCCACTTGGCGATGAGCTTGCGGTCGATGCCTGCTTGCCAAAGCCGGCGGATGAGGCACTGACGCAAATTACGCTGGCTGAAGTGCGGCAGTTTGAGGCGACGACAGGCGTTGGTGAGGGCGCAATTCGCGTCTTTGATTTTAAACAGCCTCTGACGCGCAGAAACAGGGCTTCCTGCCTTCTGGAGGAGCTTATCCAGCAGCGGCTTCAGGTGTTCATAGATCGGCACGAAGAACTGAATGTCTGTCTTGTGCCGTCGGAAGGTCATCTGTCCCCGTTCAAAGTCGATGTCTCCCCAGCAAAGCGAAGATGCCTCGGCCTGCCCCACTCCTGCCAGACCGAGAAACTCCAGGAAGTCAGCACTGGTTTGCGCATGGATGGTGAAAGGTGCCGCTCTGACTTCCCGGATGATGGCTTCGAACTGCTCAATCGTCGGGATCTGCCTTTTGACAGGACTCGGCCTTTTGGATTTGGTTTTGACCAGATCGAAGGGTGA
It includes:
- a CDS encoding helix-turn-helix transcriptional regulator, encoding MFRQREKSNVAYPPPNQSDPLERQVVLALKAERERQGISANALAQQIGVSRAAITHIEADRSRPTLWLVIRIAQGLGLSLKFGRKRKSDPDIELGE
- a CDS encoding LexA family protein, encoding MLTSRQVLSLQMLWQTLADRLPLRRVPLLGSIVAGRPEVQEGRQDYCLDVDFDTLRLPKNARTFALKVRGDSMKGAGILEGDVVIMEFREPRHGDIVAALIDGETTLKRFILQAGVPYLRASNPKYPDLIPAQELVIQGVLIALLRLSER
- a CDS encoding SOS response-associated peptidase, with amino-acid sequence MCSRLNQLAQLPLLVIEGEAKPAKRRKAKPQEDVRSQNAFLHNLCPTDYADVFTLNAGQLTAERMRFGLIPTWAKGTKAEVVKKFRLTFNARSETIFDLASFRTPIKSRRCLIPVQGWHEWPDRTTPYFIHQVDDAPLMFAGIWDSWESAYPEDCESGPVITSMSVVTTPPGRYLGKFHDRCPLILEGEEAMDWMSDGLAPEDVRALIRPYESDRLEAYRVAPASVVPKNKSAKSLVPISPPVPQTGDLPVADGNETPELGLEL
- a CDS encoding nucleotide kinase domain-containing protein; the encoded protein is MDCNETTDHHPPLFLASGIETTEVFRSYWKLAAERQKIFFKRFHGEPAPWSNDPILLQHKFTNAYRASDRVSQYLIKHVIHEGEQSSKEWFFRILLFKFFNSINTWEWLSCKLGGIHSDEFSFEAYDEVLTAAMETGRSIYSAAYIMPSGGMGSPYKRKHKMHLALLARMLAYDLPDKIAQAPDMRSVFWLLRQYPSIGDFLAYQYATDLNYSPLTNFSEMDFVCPGPGALDGIRKCFSDKGGYNDEDLIRIVADRQQEMFSQMGLEFQDLWGRPLQLIDCQNLFCEVDKYARVAHPEMNQLTGRTRIKHRFEASRELLLPWYPPKWGINNRIWGNREGGESNSTSWTIHLNPETKF
- a CDS encoding tyrosine-type recombinase/integrase gives rise to the protein MLHDSKASPSPAPEFLKVPGIPGLYRNARSGLYLGVKRVQGKRKERSLKTNDRKIAERRLKAWIDELGRVDSSVEKTTLEDLFKRLLAVDAGKSASSIDIIEGVRNDFLGWWPYGSKFQVRNVRPSHLEEWLAILGNRVSNSSYNRYAGVLKQAFELAVKDRMIASSPFDLVKTKSKRPSPVKRQIPTIEQFEAIIREVRAAPFTIHAQTSADFLEFLGLAGVGQAEASSLCWGDIDFERGQMTFRRHKTDIQFFVPIYEHLKPLLDKLLQKAGSPVSARQRLFKIKDANCALTNACRRLKLPHFSQRNLRQCLIRRLWQAGIDRKLIAKWQGHQDGGQLILDTYTEVFGSDDADYERQQLAKLSGTKHTAP
- a CDS encoding immunity 8 family protein; protein product: MMRAELKRLHYPDMDIESFWPDDPECFHFLMQAMIGPEGTDTEESFDFEVSTPKWLLQHRASQCAVFGHHMILAFDYDLKAIEARVRSLCSRTTGETWEQIASKLSQFGRWEFEDYRP
- a CDS encoding prolipoprotein diacylglyceryl transferase gives rise to the protein MDNPFKPGDKVLIMRKGVELEATVRTTFNHEVQVRVADGELLWRTVKTARLIAASAESPEVPQASQEPSSHEADVSHTQASSEDASATTDTPEAPALAESESGDTSFPAQTAELAEQNSAPAPSSRKDKRRHRHSHNR
- the dnaE gene encoding DNA polymerase III subunit alpha, giving the protein MILHFDADAFFASVEQAADKSLRGKPVAVGGERRGIIASASYEARRLGIYTPMPTAQARKLCPSLIVLPGDFDKYERFSRLMFSYAYDFTPIVEVASIDECYLDLNGAKQVKAGDTASSIQRAISQSLKLSVSVGVGVNKLVSQIASKLRKPHCFIEVSPGYEQGFLWPLENKWLPQVGPQLAAKLNTAGLRRVEHIAATPLEELALLVGKNAPQLRGYANGLDSRPVICDAPEAKGYGEQETFNQDTTDTAFILARLRAMADSLMRRVRQDGKSIRTITLRLRYNDMDEVTRASSLDEPTDLEHDIYPLLQAMLTRAWERRVSVRLVGLRFTKVYEGGFSSVLPLEQSDAKRERLHTLAVVIDDLRRKDRSIMRGHDLWLAQHKHAPRQTLPTPNVSAPRAAETNRVLKERANDGPEIVVKQSKGHAVPALNVRSCFSFLDSTLTISQIIEAAVEHDMPALAVMDPNLHAAVPFFQAATAAGIKPIIGAQLRCHEKTLLAYVQNQAGYANLCELLSASKISQKMLHEHSSGLIIMPGESQPEMRYRKPGDKVFYNILQSMRTLTLLHESHPEKRRGDFAFGPGKPAQEIIESCEFAFDFKTLRFPRYTPADGSTPAAMLDQLAHAGLRQRYGDKAREHEAQLREELAIISEVGYEEYFLTVWHLLQECRSLGIGWITRGSAADSLVCYCLFISNVCPIRFELYFKRFLNRDRMALQKLPDIDVDFAHDRKDDVVRLLLDRYGPEHAAIVGGFNTFQARSAFGDVAKVLGVAENEIRLLTKHMPWTDAKHAANAVALSRECDLMAWKEEPLRTALLMAGMLDAMPRYAKMHPCGVVLSRDPIRSLTPTFISGKGWPTTHFDMDAVEAVGLIKLDILAQGGLAVLRDTQATIRENKGPETKPLHLDLESLEIGGLGSTERPPRLGAVAPWSDPEVWQMIASGNARGVHHIESPAMTSLACMANVRDIDCLVALVSVIRPGAANGMKKTQWARRAQGLEPVDYAHPSLATVLRSTFGVVAYEEHILQICEAFAGLPPGRADILRRALVKMDAAKVKEVQAEFNAAARLLQRDESSIARVWDLVAGFQGYAFCRAHSTAYGVEAYQGAYAKHYHPAEFMAAVLTNGKGFYSTLLYTIECRRLGIGFLHPDINNPADGYTVEISDSPCGTSAPALGKAIRVPVRCIKDVSAATLARWKAERERGRFISVRDFCERVMPQGPEALNLIQVGAFDPLEGTRTEHFWHCLRASRADAGGTDWLFRDVNAQDVKATFRAEPSPLQMLADESELLGFTISGHPLERWPEIAWPSYCPISDLSRFHRQRVTVCGLIVVTRSHLQADGEPMKFISICDRTGIVECEIFAEAYAAHGLATVRYPVVEIFAHVQPFDNGAGFTLEVLRVGKPRSM